The following coding sequences lie in one Globicephala melas chromosome 15, mGloMel1.2, whole genome shotgun sequence genomic window:
- the SMIM10L3 gene encoding salivary gland specific protein SAGSIN1, with protein MAAALSGLAVRLSRSAAARSYGVFCKGLTRTLLIFFDLAWRLRINFPYLYIVASMMLNVRLQVHIEIH; from the exons ATGGCGGCGGCTCTGTCGGGCCTGGCTGTCCGGCTGTCGCGCTCGGCCGCCGCCCGCTCCTATGGGGTCTTCTGCAAGGGGCTGACCCGCACGCTGCTCATCTTTTTCGACCTGGCCTGGCGGTTGCGCATCAACTTCCCCTACCTCTACATCGTGGCTTCCATGATGCTCAACGTCCGCCTGCAG GTTCATATTGAGATCCATTGA